Proteins from a genomic interval of Psychrobacter urativorans:
- a CDS encoding UvrD-helicase domain-containing protein, translating into MEKTIETICQSYSAQQQPPAVRVPLHGKYLIEASAGTGKTWTLTGIVLRLLIEAKRAPEHIIATTFTRAAAAEMRERIHARLVDFHQLLQWFNKLQANSATHPILYPQLMASNVNQNKMSDVANNKDNEKLESSNKVTPEQRQTRQQWLEQQAKLAGYTDLMADPINSHLLSYLLDNTERYPLMEAIRRTALVLTTLDKLFVGTLDSLSQKWLSEYSAETGHQQGVQISDHEQVVIESIIHDKVRAFHSAMYNQQPEVYALLQHTKRLTSPVDHLSVAQKSIQFISTPIEEVELGATIDFDAYRQALEDFKNCDLKDIEPYFDLEYRTAQGFGKAGKVGKNIGAIGAIQQAIHQYGEVFFTHIEAQADVLYTELPNAFISKEEGGKVFNKGKEAERLAFINLKGISALKTLHDYTERLNLYLDSLIENLNRDIAIKVREKLPAILEARRETTFALQMVRLNQALSGKQGERLARYIRHHYPVALIDESQDINGEQARMIERIYIKQSSIKQYSKEDKDTHRGFLLLVGDPKQAIYGFRGGDVANYNAMKAHFDDKHMMSLDVNRRSNERLITALNHWFGRSQPITNADDKSESSTADALAQLGKGIYYQHITAVKRDEHLSWQPPVSQPCAMSPEVTAILPNNPVSIIHLPYNKEAKYNDCELTALHIAALLASQQTINGRPLKPSDIGVLGRRKHELKQVEDMLTKLGVPTLETSETNIFDTVIAADLVALLEAMLRPQRRDIINRVLTGHFYQLSLADVQALMLSADTDNIEAQHMDSEQATLKQGYKQNYKQSYQDFQTYLKTAANHWQHGGILSALHYVLGYNPMAKQGSHKSIWVGLAALEDGARYLMDLRHLLDILAQHGMHIGEYELLAWYKKNMNSKRIPEWAQQQPLPTESGVQLMTIHKSKGLEFPVVYVVGLDNASPKAGGRSKHNLFLYNHDVGTHELNNEINSNQTERRLSASAGKRHSKSAKGDISTDHYAQFETIENYEELRRLAYVAFTRASEQLYIVISDVYSSAGSERKPILQWLDGDNKDKTFTQPERLQAHTGWIEYGMIETNAETIIKVNNNLKMNSHSSVTRSNAMTLIDYQPAYDQLRNHQFKGWEKTSFTALSRQLDEQSQALAVFDDGVEDDFDLTDSIKLSQSRLSEDNQDMNESGSIMSADNIRFRFVKGANAGTFLHQVFEKIDFTNDNKWSAVIDQAIRQYQLPLIYTSAASQKRLQKNKMNVTLANNSAIVEELSDIEEAEIQLAAVHNELMAWIEDVLSAPLLASGQPLKAIAANKRIAELGFNMGLSDSFTPEAINEIFERHLPDEPEKHIQLTPQYSEHIYRYLRGEIDLVYEHAGKFHIVDYKSNYLGDSLSNYNNKNLKLAMNKTGYWLQAAIYQVALHRFLNLRINDYKNNEEQYLGAVEYVFLRGIDSQETHTYGRIQWQIPFALIQELDTLFGNANV; encoded by the coding sequence TCAGCAACAGCCACCAGCAGTACGCGTACCGTTACATGGTAAATATCTGATTGAAGCGTCAGCAGGCACGGGGAAAACGTGGACGTTGACCGGCATTGTACTGCGCTTACTGATTGAGGCAAAACGTGCACCCGAACACATTATTGCTACTACTTTTACTCGTGCTGCTGCTGCTGAGATGCGCGAGCGTATTCATGCACGCTTGGTTGATTTTCATCAATTATTACAATGGTTTAATAAGCTACAGGCAAATTCTGCCACCCATCCCATTCTGTATCCGCAGCTGATGGCTAGCAATGTTAACCAAAACAAGATGTCTGACGTTGCAAATAATAAAGATAATGAAAAGTTAGAATCGTCTAACAAAGTGACTCCAGAGCAACGACAAACACGGCAGCAATGGTTAGAACAACAAGCCAAGCTGGCAGGCTATACAGATTTAATGGCTGACCCTATTAATAGCCACTTATTAAGCTATCTCTTAGACAATACCGAGCGTTATCCGTTAATGGAAGCCATTAGGCGTACGGCATTGGTACTTACGACGTTGGATAAACTATTTGTAGGAACGTTAGATAGTCTGTCACAAAAATGGCTTTCTGAGTATAGTGCCGAGACTGGACATCAACAAGGGGTACAAATTAGCGATCATGAACAGGTCGTTATCGAGAGCATTATCCACGATAAAGTACGTGCGTTTCACAGTGCTATGTATAACCAACAACCGGAGGTTTACGCATTATTACAGCATACCAAGCGCTTAACCTCTCCTGTGGATCATCTGTCCGTCGCGCAAAAATCTATTCAGTTCATCTCAACGCCTATTGAGGAAGTGGAACTGGGCGCTACGATTGACTTTGACGCTTATCGACAAGCTTTAGAGGACTTTAAAAATTGTGATTTAAAAGATATTGAGCCGTATTTTGACTTGGAATATCGTACCGCGCAAGGGTTTGGTAAAGCGGGTAAAGTCGGTAAAAATATCGGGGCTATAGGCGCTATTCAACAAGCTATCCATCAGTATGGAGAGGTTTTTTTTACACATATAGAGGCTCAGGCGGACGTTTTATATACAGAATTACCGAATGCTTTTATTAGTAAAGAAGAAGGTGGAAAGGTTTTTAACAAAGGTAAAGAAGCCGAACGCTTGGCTTTTATTAACCTTAAAGGTATAAGCGCTTTAAAGACCTTGCATGATTATACAGAGCGGCTGAATCTTTATCTAGATTCCCTGATTGAAAACCTAAACCGTGATATTGCTATCAAAGTACGAGAAAAATTGCCAGCGATATTAGAAGCCCGACGCGAGACTACTTTTGCGCTACAGATGGTACGCTTAAACCAAGCGCTGTCAGGCAAGCAAGGTGAGCGTCTAGCGCGTTACATCCGTCATCATTATCCAGTGGCACTGATTGATGAGTCACAAGATATTAATGGCGAGCAGGCGCGTATGATTGAGCGCATCTATATTAAGCAAAGCAGTATTAAGCAATACAGTAAAGAGGATAAAGATACCCATCGCGGCTTTTTATTATTGGTTGGTGACCCGAAGCAGGCGATTTATGGTTTTCGTGGCGGTGATGTTGCCAATTACAACGCGATGAAAGCACATTTTGATGATAAGCATATGATGAGTCTTGATGTGAATCGTCGCTCAAATGAGCGTTTGATTACTGCGCTTAATCATTGGTTTGGCAGGTCTCAACCCATCACTAATGCGGATGATAAGTCAGAATCATCAACCGCTGATGCCTTGGCACAACTGGGTAAAGGTATCTATTATCAGCATATCACTGCGGTAAAAAGGGATGAGCACTTATCATGGCAGCCACCAGTATCTCAGCCGTGTGCTATGTCGCCTGAAGTCACTGCTATTTTACCGAACAATCCTGTCAGTATTATCCATCTGCCCTATAATAAAGAAGCAAAATATAATGACTGTGAGCTGACCGCGTTACATATTGCCGCTTTGCTAGCCAGTCAACAAACCATCAATGGGCGACCATTAAAACCAAGTGATATCGGAGTATTAGGGCGTAGAAAGCACGAACTCAAACAAGTGGAAGATATGCTTACCAAGTTGGGTGTGCCTACGCTTGAGACGTCTGAAACGAATATTTTTGATACCGTTATTGCTGCTGACTTGGTGGCATTACTAGAAGCGATGCTACGTCCGCAGCGCCGCGATATTATCAATCGAGTGTTGACGGGTCATTTTTATCAATTGAGTCTGGCTGACGTACAAGCACTAATGTTAAGTGCTGATACCGATAATATAGAAGCGCAACATATGGATTCTGAGCAGGCAACGCTTAAACAGGGCTATAAACAGAATTACAAACAAAGCTATCAGGACTTTCAAACTTATTTGAAGACCGCGGCGAACCATTGGCAGCATGGTGGTATCTTATCTGCATTGCATTATGTGCTTGGCTATAATCCAATGGCGAAGCAGGGAAGTCATAAAAGCATTTGGGTCGGACTGGCGGCTTTAGAAGATGGCGCACGATATTTGATGGATTTGCGGCATTTATTGGATATTTTAGCGCAACACGGGATGCATATCGGCGAGTACGAGCTATTGGCATGGTATAAGAAAAATATGAACAGCAAGCGCATACCGGAATGGGCACAGCAGCAGCCTTTACCGACTGAGTCCGGCGTGCAGCTAATGACCATTCATAAATCCAAAGGCTTGGAATTTCCAGTCGTCTATGTCGTTGGGCTCGATAATGCCAGTCCAAAAGCGGGCGGGCGTAGCAAACATAATTTATTTTTATATAATCATGATGTTGGTACTCATGAACTTAATAATGAAATTAATAGTAATCAAACAGAGCGCCGTTTATCTGCCAGTGCTGGCAAGCGCCATAGCAAGTCTGCAAAAGGCGATATTTCTACCGATCACTATGCCCAATTTGAAACGATTGAGAATTATGAAGAACTCAGACGGCTTGCCTACGTGGCATTTACGCGCGCTAGTGAGCAGCTGTATATTGTAATCAGCGATGTTTATAGTAGTGCAGGAAGTGAACGTAAACCAATTTTGCAATGGCTTGACGGTGACAACAAGGATAAAACTTTTACGCAGCCCGAACGTCTGCAAGCGCATACTGGCTGGATAGAATACGGCATGATTGAAACCAATGCTGAAACGATTATTAAAGTTAATAATAACTTAAAAATGAATAGTCATTCGTCTGTAACCCGTTCTAATGCGATGACCCTTATTGATTATCAACCTGCTTACGACCAACTGCGTAACCATCAGTTTAAAGGTTGGGAAAAAACCAGCTTTACCGCGTTATCACGGCAGCTAGACGAACAAAGCCAAGCTCTGGCTGTTTTTGATGATGGTGTAGAAGATGATTTTGACTTAACGGATAGTATAAAATTATCACAGAGTAGATTGTCAGAAGACAATCAAGATATGAATGAGAGCGGTTCTATAATGTCCGCGGATAATATCCGCTTTCGCTTTGTTAAAGGCGCTAATGCCGGTACGTTTTTGCATCAAGTATTTGAAAAAATTGACTTTACTAACGATAATAAATGGTCGGCAGTAATTGATCAAGCCATTCGCCAGTATCAGTTACCACTTATCTATACCAGTGCCGCGTCGCAAAAACGATTGCAGAAAAATAAAATGAATGTCACATTGGCAAATAATAGTGCGATAGTGGAGGAGCTTTCAGATATTGAGGAAGCCGAAATTCAGTTAGCAGCAGTTCATAACGAATTGATGGCGTGGATAGAAGATGTTTTGTCTGCACCATTATTGGCATCTGGTCAGCCCTTAAAAGCGATTGCTGCTAACAAGCGTATTGCAGAGCTGGGCTTTAATATGGGTTTATCAGACAGCTTCACACCTGAAGCAATCAATGAGATTTTTGAGAGGCATCTACCAGACGAACCTGAAAAACATATTCAACTGACTCCTCAATATTCCGAACACATTTACCGTTATTTACGTGGTGAAATTGATTTGGTTTATGAGCACGCTGGCAAGTTTCATATAGTGGATTATAAGAGTAATTATTTAGGAGATAGCCTAAGTAATTACAACAATAAAAATCTAAAACTAGCTATGAACAAAACAGGATACTGGCTACAAGCAGCAATTTACCAAGTCGCTTTACATCGATTTTTGAATTTAAGAATAAACGATTATAAAAATAACGAAGAACAATATCTAGGAGCAGTAGAGTATGTATTTCTACGTGGTATCGACTCACAAGAGACGCATACTTACGGACGTATTCAATGGCAAATCCCTTTTGCATTAATACAAGAGCTAGATACTCTATTTGGTAACGCCAACGTTTAA
- the recD gene encoding exodeoxyribonuclease V subunit alpha — translation MKNSQDLTQTDEKNSNTAKNKFSDSKKEQQILVINNQSKVESDVSNSWATTICQYLSQRRIQTKVAYQAQLQSNNIYDEDREPQDWLFDAIFEILIQRLEEGHTVLVLNDSDSNTSSSSKLYRWQQQLLQPLLQSLLIPTNGIVATIDFEILENIALWETLLLQTMLSEYEQKILRQRYSICVSLYHYFQYVYEHSKDITDSLNIFIKTIKSAQLFEIVNIKNEIINNPIVFQIENSLESNAVAKKNISITLWLHRTWQAEYDLARHIIRIKQQTINELPIVLSPLLNAEQKAAIHMANRSAFSIITGGPGTGKTFTVAQLVIALQQAQNDNEVGSVSSHANLALAAPTGKAAQRMQESLQDAIQHAGVTMQLPEAKTIHRLLGIGQGGRPRYNTANPLSEDIVIVDEASMLGVEMANYLVSAIKPNARLILLGDANQLAAVDAGAVLADLCRIPVLQDIHKRLDVSRRFTTESGIGKLASLINSSITDMPAVWKLMQDEETLSFYQLSNHLSEPLSEKEIAVTNDNSINTFSTLKVLKILLEKYSHYINDSKKILIETNTLKSPSTAQYMTYFKELMTVLNTFKVLTAGHNGRCGDHYINRYLSEQHKEQLKLPLSKSPWYHGRPVMILQNNYELGLFNGDIGICLQTERGILQVFFENKIQGIAVNMFSDDMIATAYAMTIHKSQGSEFEHVAISFDDNNARLLSQELIYTAVTRAKKQVTIFSTTSAFTRALSTPTVRQTGLGLQFANLDSVTE, via the coding sequence ATGAAAAACTCTCAAGATTTAACTCAAACAGATGAAAAAAATTCGAATACAGCCAAAAACAAATTTTCCGATTCAAAAAAAGAACAACAAATATTGGTTATTAACAACCAAAGTAAAGTGGAATCAGATGTTAGTAACAGTTGGGCGACAACCATCTGTCAGTATTTATCACAGCGTCGAATACAGACGAAAGTTGCGTATCAGGCACAATTACAATCAAATAATATTTATGATGAAGATAGGGAGCCGCAAGACTGGTTATTCGACGCGATATTTGAAATACTGATACAGCGCTTAGAGGAAGGGCATACCGTATTGGTGCTTAATGATAGTGATTCAAACACAAGTAGTTCTAGTAAGCTCTATAGGTGGCAACAGCAGCTGCTACAGCCTTTATTACAATCCCTACTTATTCCTACTAACGGAATAGTAGCAACAATAGATTTTGAGATTTTAGAAAATATAGCGTTGTGGGAGACACTATTATTACAAACTATGCTATCAGAATATGAGCAGAAAATATTAAGACAGCGTTATAGTATCTGCGTCAGTCTGTATCATTATTTCCAATACGTATATGAACACTCTAAAGATATCACTGATAGTTTAAATATTTTTATAAAAACCATAAAAAGTGCTCAACTGTTTGAAATAGTTAACATTAAAAACGAAATAATAAATAATCCAATAGTTTTTCAAATAGAAAACTCTTTAGAAAGTAATGCTGTTGCTAAAAAAAATATAAGCATTACTCTATGGCTACATCGTACATGGCAAGCTGAATATGATCTTGCTCGTCATATTATTCGAATAAAACAACAAACCATTAATGAATTGCCAATAGTACTTAGTCCTCTTTTAAATGCTGAACAAAAAGCCGCGATTCATATGGCAAATCGTTCAGCCTTTAGTATTATTACGGGTGGTCCAGGAACAGGAAAGACTTTTACCGTTGCGCAGTTGGTTATTGCCTTACAACAAGCTCAAAATGATAATGAAGTAGGTAGCGTATCTAGTCACGCTAATCTTGCACTTGCAGCGCCAACAGGTAAAGCAGCACAGCGTATGCAAGAATCTTTGCAGGATGCCATACAACACGCAGGCGTGACGATGCAATTACCTGAAGCGAAGACTATTCATCGATTACTGGGTATCGGACAGGGCGGGCGACCACGGTATAATACGGCTAACCCACTAAGTGAAGACATTGTTATTGTTGATGAAGCTTCAATGCTTGGGGTGGAGATGGCAAATTATTTAGTCAGTGCGATAAAACCTAATGCGCGACTTATATTATTAGGCGATGCCAATCAACTGGCTGCCGTTGATGCTGGTGCGGTACTTGCTGACTTATGCCGCATTCCAGTATTGCAAGATATTCATAAACGCCTTGATGTGAGTCGCCGTTTTACGACAGAATCAGGCATTGGTAAGCTTGCAAGTCTTATTAATAGCAGTATTACTGACATGCCAGCCGTTTGGAAATTAATGCAAGATGAAGAAACACTGAGCTTCTATCAGCTATCTAACCATCTATCAGAGCCTCTCTCAGAAAAAGAAATAGCCGTTACTAACGACAATTCAATAAACACTTTCAGTACTTTAAAAGTATTAAAAATACTACTCGAAAAATATAGTCATTACATCAATGATAGTAAAAAAATATTGATAGAAACTAACACCTTAAAATCTCCCTCAACAGCACAATATATGACTTACTTTAAAGAACTTATGACCGTGCTTAATACCTTTAAAGTACTGACTGCCGGTCATAATGGGCGTTGTGGTGATCATTATATTAATCGCTACCTCAGTGAACAGCATAAAGAACAACTTAAGCTACCGTTATCTAAATCACCTTGGTACCACGGGCGACCAGTAATGATTCTACAAAATAACTATGAATTAGGTCTATTTAATGGTGATATTGGTATTTGTTTACAAACCGAACGAGGCATTCTGCAAGTATTTTTTGAAAACAAAATACAAGGTATCGCCGTGAATATGTTCAGCGATGATATGATTGCAACCGCTTATGCTATGACTATTCATAAGTCGCAAGGATCAGAGTTTGAGCATGTTGCCATCAGTTTTGATGATAATAACGCGCGATTACTCAGTCAAGAGCTTATCTATACAGCGGTAACTCGTGCAAAAAAACAAGTGACTATTTTTAGTACCACTTCGGCATTTACACGTGCACTGTCGACACCAACAGTTCGGCAAACAGGATTAGGCTTACAATTCGCAAACTTGGATAGCGTTACTGAATAA
- a CDS encoding DUF2868 domain-containing protein, with translation MLSPQNQLTELVRTLETDQHIFATDPLLVTEKLQAELGTPIQKLHRRASRIDSNGALTRVLEKIDGRIKGIMTVMSVVWCVSGFLGLFTLLQANVVNFFYVLVCLLGFHTIMLIGWLVLTMINQGKQSANWFANFVSPKRLIRGKDDITQAAVRLYEQQLQHSGMRWYLGRFSHQLWLATLTGMLLAIIFLLIIRQYSFSWESTLLSDQALITLTHMLGWLPSMVGFDVPDNAAIVQSRLVTEALPLPIARQWAGLLIGSLLMYGIVPRALAWSFCALMFRRKKMRLDIKLPYYQKIINFWQRQVVDADDFIEVDAPVAPKATVSAGKKLVALLEYPTDVDKWWHIAFNDNSNDNNDDKVDNFGIVDDRDDMTRLTTYLDQHPVQVLIGIHSQALPDRGTLRKLDHIASHAKYGLIVQLLSQENINTTTSDFSDPNTQQKTARYQQWQTALAARKIGLVTAHEQTID, from the coding sequence ATGTTATCACCACAAAACCAACTGACTGAATTGGTACGCACGCTTGAAACTGACCAGCATATATTCGCTACTGACCCGCTATTGGTCACTGAAAAGCTGCAAGCTGAATTAGGTACGCCCATCCAAAAACTACATAGGCGGGCGTCACGCATCGATAGTAATGGCGCACTAACACGCGTGCTAGAAAAGATTGACGGACGCATCAAAGGCATCATGACGGTGATGAGTGTCGTATGGTGTGTCTCGGGCTTTTTAGGGCTATTCACCTTACTACAAGCCAATGTGGTCAATTTTTTCTATGTTTTGGTATGTCTGCTTGGTTTTCATACTATTATGCTCATCGGTTGGCTAGTATTAACCATGATTAATCAAGGTAAACAGTCTGCAAACTGGTTCGCCAATTTTGTCAGTCCTAAGCGTTTGATACGAGGTAAAGACGATATCACGCAAGCAGCGGTGCGCTTGTATGAGCAGCAACTTCAGCATAGCGGTATGCGCTGGTATTTAGGACGGTTCAGCCATCAGCTGTGGCTAGCGACTCTGACAGGGATGCTATTGGCTATCATATTCTTATTGATTATACGTCAATACAGCTTTAGTTGGGAGTCGACCTTATTATCAGATCAGGCTCTTATTACGTTGACCCATATGCTTGGTTGGTTACCCAGTATGGTGGGCTTTGATGTGCCAGATAATGCGGCAATTGTGCAGAGCCGTTTGGTCACTGAAGCACTACCCTTACCTATCGCTCGGCAGTGGGCAGGCTTATTAATTGGTAGTTTGCTGATGTATGGCATCGTACCACGGGCGCTAGCATGGTCATTTTGTGCGCTGATGTTTCGCCGTAAAAAAATGCGCTTGGATATTAAATTACCCTACTATCAAAAGATTATTAACTTTTGGCAGCGGCAAGTGGTTGATGCTGATGACTTTATCGAAGTCGATGCGCCAGTTGCGCCAAAAGCCACGGTTAGTGCTGGTAAGAAGCTGGTGGCGTTACTAGAATATCCTACAGATGTCGATAAATGGTGGCATATCGCCTTTAATGATAATAGTAACGACAATAATGACGACAAGGTAGATAATTTTGGTATCGTTGATGACCGTGACGATATGACGCGCTTAACGACATATTTGGATCAACATCCCGTGCAAGTGCTCATAGGAATTCACAGTCAAGCGCTACCTGATCGCGGCACATTACGCAAACTTGATCACATCGCCAGCCATGCTAAATACGGGCTTATTGTACAATTATTAAGTCAAGAAAATATCAATACCACTACTTCTGATTTTTCTGACCCGAATACGCAGCAAAAAACTGCCCGCTATCAACAATGGCAAACGGCTCTGGCAGCACGTAAAATTGGTTTGGTAACTGCTCATGAACAAACTATCGATTAA
- a CDS encoding DUF3482 domain-containing protein has translation MNQDNNNNSYMSKQPTRLLEENAYLDVTPQSARAKTTIGSGEPLKLAVVGHTNTGKTSILRTLLRDVYFGEVKNEAATTRHVERAQLIDSQTGDVLVALYDTPGLEDASGLMDWLEDNTASRRDGIERLQQFLAADIASGATASYSSEHEDYSQEAKVIRQLLASDMAVYVIDAREPVLGKYKDELAILSWAAIPVMPVFNFTDSQDGNIDAWQTMLARRNLHISTRFDSVAFEFSDEMRLWQNLATMLTHAEMLEQLMQRRTEDWALLYDDANIIIADFLLNVAAFVREINDDDDPMPILQQMQEAVRQSERAMQHQLLNSYKFYDNAVAATPLELKAYQQDPFDAELLKSYGIRTTSGAAAGALLGLGIDAAALGTTLGLGTALGGIAGGLLSNTGSIADRLSGVKRLYIDPATLTLLATRAIDLHMALRHRGHAATDATQMSYSNNHSNDDDNPESMKPWSTHKLPSELKKARSKPQWSSLSSGKSEHAQTLRTDAAWSLSRKLERL, from the coding sequence ATGAACCAAGATAATAATAACAATAGCTATATGAGCAAGCAGCCGACAAGGTTACTCGAAGAGAATGCCTACTTGGACGTGACACCGCAGTCTGCTCGCGCAAAAACCACCATTGGCAGCGGTGAACCTTTAAAGTTGGCAGTGGTTGGGCACACCAATACTGGCAAGACTTCAATTTTGCGTACTTTATTACGAGATGTTTATTTTGGTGAAGTAAAGAATGAGGCAGCGACTACGCGCCATGTTGAGCGTGCGCAGCTGATAGACAGTCAAACGGGTGATGTACTGGTCGCATTGTATGATACCCCTGGTCTTGAAGATGCTTCTGGACTGATGGATTGGCTAGAGGATAACACCGCCAGTCGCCGTGATGGTATTGAGCGTTTACAGCAATTTTTAGCCGCTGATATTGCATCAGGAGCTACAGCTTCATATAGCAGTGAGCATGAGGATTATAGCCAAGAAGCAAAGGTTATTCGGCAGCTGTTGGCAAGTGATATGGCGGTATATGTGATCGATGCGCGTGAACCGGTGCTTGGTAAATATAAAGATGAATTGGCTATTTTGTCGTGGGCAGCAATTCCAGTCATGCCAGTATTTAACTTTACGGACAGCCAAGATGGTAATATTGATGCGTGGCAGACGATGCTGGCGCGTCGTAACTTGCATATTTCAACGCGGTTTGATTCGGTAGCGTTTGAATTTAGCGATGAGATGCGGCTTTGGCAAAATCTTGCGACTATGCTTACTCATGCCGAAATGCTTGAGCAGCTGATGCAACGTCGGACCGAGGATTGGGCGCTGTTATATGATGACGCTAATATTATTATTGCGGATTTCTTATTGAATGTTGCCGCCTTTGTGCGCGAAATTAACGATGATGATGACCCGATGCCAATATTGCAGCAGATGCAAGAAGCGGTACGCCAAAGTGAGCGTGCCATGCAGCATCAGCTATTAAATTCATATAAATTTTATGACAATGCCGTGGCAGCAACACCGCTTGAGCTAAAAGCTTATCAGCAAGATCCTTTTGACGCTGAATTGCTAAAAAGTTATGGTATTCGCACCACTTCAGGAGCAGCGGCTGGCGCGTTATTAGGGCTAGGTATTGATGCTGCTGCACTGGGTACGACCTTAGGGCTAGGCACAGCGTTAGGCGGTATTGCTGGCGGGTTATTATCCAATACAGGCAGTATCGCGGATCGGCTATCCGGTGTGAAGCGCTTATATATTGATCCTGCAACGTTAACGCTGCTGGCGACTCGTGCGATAGACTTGCACATGGCGCTACGTCATCGTGGACATGCCGCTACTGACGCAACGCAGATGTCTTATAGCAATAATCATTCTAATGATGACGACAATCCAGAAAGTATGAAACCTTGGTCTACTCACAAGCTGCCTAGTGAGCTTAAAAAAGCGCGTAGCAAACCGCAATGGTCATCGCTGAGTAGCGGTAAATCTGAACATGCTCAAACTCTGCGCACAGATGCGGCATGGTCATTATCAAGAAAACTTGAACGCCTATAA
- a CDS encoding hypoxanthine-guanine phosphoribosyltransferase — MTQISNQEIEKTLRNSECIISSIEVAAAYERLAAQLNLHYAGLNPIVMVVMNGGLIPAGQLLTHLTFYHRMHYIHASRYRDNQGTNELDWKFKPDVNIAGEHVLLIDDIFDEGITLKAIVEELGKEQPASIETCVLLNKEHDRKVVGFDVDFVGINVADRYVYGCGMDFHGYLRHLPGIYAIKENKVSA; from the coding sequence ATGACCCAAATCAGTAATCAAGAAATCGAAAAAACCCTGCGTAATTCAGAATGTATCATCAGTAGCATTGAAGTTGCGGCTGCTTATGAGCGCCTTGCCGCACAGTTAAACCTACATTATGCTGGGCTGAATCCCATCGTAATGGTCGTGATGAACGGTGGACTTATCCCAGCCGGTCAACTGCTCACTCACCTCACCTTCTATCATCGTATGCACTATATTCATGCGTCACGTTATCGTGATAACCAAGGAACCAATGAGCTGGATTGGAAATTTAAGCCCGATGTTAATATTGCAGGCGAGCACGTATTACTGATTGACGATATTTTTGACGAAGGTATTACCTTAAAAGCCATTGTTGAAGAGCTTGGTAAAGAGCAGCCAGCCTCTATTGAGACTTGTGTTTTGCTGAACAAAGAACATGATCGCAAAGTGGTCGGTTTCGATGTTGATTTTGTTGGTATCAATGTTGCTGACCGCTATGTTTACGGCTGTGGTATGGATTTTCATGGCTATTTGCGCCATTTGCCGGGTATTTATGCCATTAAAGAAAATAAAGTATCAGCTTAG